atgtggccctcgggccaaaaagtttgccaacccctaaACTAAAACAAGCACTGAAGTAAGCTTCAGTTTACCATTAGCTTTATATATTCTTGAAAGTGTACTTACCAATGGAAGGTTCTTGCCAGGAATATTGGGAAAGTCATGGTGTTCATTGTGGTAGCCAACATTAAAAGTGAGCAAATTAAGTGGCCCATAATAGGAGTAAGTCTCATGTCCCTTTAAGAACATATAATGTTCAGCTATGAAGTGTCCTGAAATTGGGTGCAATCCCAGTCCAAGTATTGATCCTGCAAGCATGTAGAAGGCTGATTTAATTCCCAAGTAGTAGTATATTACAACATCAAAAGAGAGCTGAGCCAACAAGTTGATGATTTCCAATCGAGAAATTGGTTTGGGATTAATGCAGAGAGGTCGAATAGCATAGAAAAAGGGCTGAAGAACAATCCATATGAACTTCCTAAAACGAGTACAGAAAAACCAGCCTTCAAAGTCAGTAGGAATGTCCACATCAATTCCATCACCTCCTAGATAGCGATGATGATCCATGTGGTATCTCTTGAAAGATATAGAGTATGGGAGGCCAAGAGGGAGATTGGCAAATATTCCAAACCACCGATTCCACATAGCTCTGCAGTTGCCAAAGGCACTATTGTGAGAGATCTCATGAATAGCCAGAGTCATTGAGTGACTGATGCAGCTGCCAAAAACGTACGCCCAGAACATAACCCATTTCCAGTCCAAGTCTTTAACTAGATAAAATGCAATCAACTGCCCAAGAACCATCAGTACAACCACCCAGATCAAGTTGTAGTCTGGCTTCATTAAAGCTTTTATTTCTGGATGTTTAGCTGTTATGGGGAGAAGATAAACAGTTACATGCAAAGAAAAATGTCACAAGTACTCTTTAGTAGAGCCAAAGTTCTCTCAGCCACACAAACAGCTTACTAGTacacctctcttcccccccaaaatggatTCCATTCATTAAGGAATAAGTCCACTCAACTCAAATCTTCCTACATTTTTGGAAATTCAATTACATTAGTAGTTTGCATGTACATGTTGGGAATTGTTTAAATGCTGTAGGCATGTGTATCCCTGAAATATTGAGCAAGATCAAAGAGTGCTGCTGTAGTTTAGTGGTACTTGGTGTTATTTTCATCTAAAAACCCAAAGCCTCTTAATACTTAGCATGCAATTCCACTGTTTGTTACAGAGTTAAAAGTAATCCTACACCTGAGGCACATATTACACCCTTTTTAGGGATGAGAAAATTAAAGATAAGCAACTTCAGACTCAACTTGGGCAGACATGTAAAGATTCCTATTTATGAACTGTCATTTTTACTTCAGTAATTAAGCTTCTGAAAGTACTGTTAGTTGCATTAATATGCCTTTAAGACCAAGAGTGTACAAGCAGCATTTGTTACACAACCCACCAAAGATTTATAGTCCTTGCTAGAGTTGTATACATCACAGCTGCCAGATAATTATATTTCAGGCTCTATACCAGCTTTTACCATAGGTACAGCCAGGGAAGATGGCTTGGGAAGCTGTAGCAAAACAAGGCAGACAACCCAAATTGCAAAAGGCCCTAACCTTAAGTGGTCATGGACAAGGAGACAGCATGGTCGAAAACTTGATACAACTTCCTGAGGCTTAGTATTACCTTCCCAGAACAGACAACCTCAGCTAATAAAACTGCTCTTCCTCCACATCCCACTCTTGGGATGACTTGGTTGTGCAGAGGTGCAAGCTACACTTAAATTTAGGCAAATCTGGACCACTGTCATTATAAAGCTAGTCGCAAACTAGTCAGAGTACTGACTATTTTGTACACTTCAGGGTGTTAATGCTCACTTTAGGGTTTAAAAAGTAACCTCTGCATTTGGTATAGTAGTGTTTCCCAGCCtcaagaaaatgaaattaaagtGAAACCAATCCCCACCCATCAGTTAGAGGCAG
The genomic region above belongs to Caretta caretta isolate rCarCar2 chromosome 3, rCarCar1.hap1, whole genome shotgun sequence and contains:
- the DEGS1 gene encoding sphingolipid delta(4)-desaturase DES1 — encoded protein: MGNAVAREDFEWVYTDQPHADRRKAILAKHPEIKALMKPDYNLIWVVVLMVLGQLIAFYLVKDLDWKWVMFWAYVFGSCISHSMTLAIHEISHNSAFGNCRAMWNRWFGIFANLPLGLPYSISFKRYHMDHHRYLGGDGIDVDIPTDFEGWFFCTRFRKFIWIVLQPFFYAIRPLCINPKPISRLEIINLLAQLSFDVVIYYYLGIKSAFYMLAGSILGLGLHPISGHFIAEHYMFLKGHETYSYYGPLNLLTFNVGYHNEHHDFPNIPGKNLPLVKKIAAEYYDHLPQYNSWIKVLYDFVMDDSISPYSRMKRKLKGDVKQD